A stretch of Candidatus Kryptoniota bacterium DNA encodes these proteins:
- a CDS encoding thiamine diphosphokinase codes for MTFENFVLVFCNGISQSKARLESLLPKPSLVACADGGASIAISLGYKPDFIVGDLDSLDPGLGNLQNTKIVKVESQNDTDLEKTLDFLLGKGCDHFMVTAFSGGRIDHTLANIEIACAFSRKCTIVLADESYILFPVTERYEGEVPPGTTISVIATEDETVVTTTGLFYKLDHERLAKGGRGISNYSVNGQVGVEVHRGTVLVMLNV; via the coding sequence ATGACCTTCGAAAACTTTGTCCTCGTGTTTTGTAATGGGATTTCGCAATCAAAAGCGCGATTAGAATCTCTCTTGCCGAAACCTTCCCTGGTGGCATGTGCTGACGGTGGAGCAAGTATTGCGATATCACTCGGGTACAAACCGGATTTCATTGTCGGCGACCTGGATTCGCTGGACCCAGGTCTTGGTAACCTTCAGAATACTAAAATCGTTAAAGTAGAATCGCAGAACGACACTGATCTCGAAAAGACACTTGATTTCCTGCTTGGTAAGGGATGCGATCATTTCATGGTCACCGCGTTTTCAGGTGGCCGAATAGACCATACGCTCGCCAACATCGAAATCGCCTGCGCCTTCTCGAGAAAGTGCACGATAGTTCTGGCCGATGAATCGTACATTCTGTTTCCCGTCACTGAACGGTATGAAGGAGAAGTTCCACCCGGAACGACGATATCCGTAATTGCCACGGAGGACGAGACGGTAGTTACAACCACGGGTCTATTCTACAAGTTGGACCATGAGAGACTCGCCAAAGGCGGTCGTGGGATAAGCAACTATTCTGTAAACGGACAGGTTGGCGTCGAGGTCCACCGCGGCACCGTTTTAGTCATGCTAAATGTCTGA
- a CDS encoding ParB/RepB/Spo0J family partition protein, with protein MIRKDSGHVEKSVLDVAKVHAPDSISKIAVGRISANKYQPRKEFHRESLEELKSSIRENGLVQPITVRQVEEGRFELISGERRLRAVIELGFEEIPAYIIKIDSDAKLLELALTENLQREDLNPIEIATGYQRLIDECALTQEKVAERVGKDRATVTNFLRLLKLPPQIQKSLAAGEVSAGHARALLAIEDQKELFRVFNKIAREKLSVRQVEQEVKRILIPKIKASSRPAEMSSVDQMPSRKDIIVSDLIDKLKRHLGTQVKINYSENNQGEVRIEFYSEEDLGRVVELILGDREE; from the coding sequence TTGATTCGGAAAGATTCTGGGCATGTCGAGAAATCGGTTTTGGATGTCGCCAAGGTCCATGCGCCAGATTCGATATCGAAGATCGCGGTAGGAAGGATCAGCGCAAACAAATATCAACCGAGGAAAGAATTTCACCGCGAGAGTCTCGAAGAACTCAAGAGCTCGATCAGGGAGAACGGGCTTGTCCAGCCAATCACGGTAAGACAGGTGGAGGAAGGGAGATTCGAGTTAATATCAGGTGAGAGACGACTCAGGGCGGTCATTGAGCTGGGTTTCGAGGAAATCCCCGCATACATTATCAAAATCGACTCGGATGCTAAGCTTCTTGAGCTTGCTTTGACCGAGAATCTTCAGCGCGAGGATCTCAATCCTATCGAGATAGCGACCGGCTATCAGCGACTAATTGATGAATGCGCGCTGACGCAAGAGAAAGTTGCCGAGCGGGTGGGGAAGGATAGAGCAACGGTAACGAACTTCCTTCGACTCCTGAAGTTGCCGCCTCAGATTCAAAAGAGTCTTGCGGCAGGCGAGGTATCCGCTGGTCATGCCCGCGCCCTACTCGCGATTGAGGATCAGAAAGAACTGTTCAGGGTGTTTAACAAGATCGCGCGTGAGAAATTGAGCGTTCGGCAGGTTGAGCAAGAAGTAAAGCGAATCCTTATCCCGAAAATCAAGGCATCGTCCAGACCGGCGGAAATGAGCTCGGTGGATCAAATGCCCTCGAGAAAGGACATAATCGTATCAGACCTAATAGATAAATTAAAAAGGCACTTAGGCACACAAGTGAAGATTAACTATAGCGAGAACAACCAGGGTGAAGTGAGGATAGAGTTTTACAGCGAAGAGGATCTTGGTCGCGTCGTTGAGCTGATACTCGGAGATCGGGAGGAATGA
- a CDS encoding DUF5683 domain-containing protein produces MPGSKIIRSLLLICILLILFAPLKASSQSLNDKIVTSNCLDLREALGLSAAIPDTTLAGVSFSGDTEAVKEKLKSPLVAVLLSAVIPGGGQVYNGSYWKVPVIFGVQAFFVSQWISNNKNYKNYRSLYSQHTDSTALLSERDMYHDQRDSYAWYIAGVYLLSMLDAYVDAELSGFDVSPGLSVSPNGRVSVALSLKKSF; encoded by the coding sequence TTGCCCGGAAGTAAAATAATTCGATCATTACTTTTGATCTGTATCCTTCTGATTTTGTTCGCTCCGCTCAAGGCGTCAAGTCAGAGTCTGAACGACAAGATCGTCACAAGTAACTGTCTAGACTTGAGAGAGGCGCTGGGCCTATCGGCCGCGATCCCCGACACCACATTGGCCGGCGTCAGTTTCTCAGGCGATACTGAGGCAGTAAAAGAAAAACTGAAATCTCCCCTCGTGGCAGTTCTCCTTTCAGCCGTCATCCCAGGAGGAGGCCAGGTCTACAACGGCAGCTATTGGAAAGTGCCGGTGATTTTCGGGGTCCAGGCGTTCTTCGTTTCACAGTGGATCTCAAACAACAAGAACTACAAGAACTACCGATCTCTTTACAGCCAGCACACGGATAGCACAGCTCTATTGAGTGAAAGAGATATGTACCATGACCAAAGGGATTCATATGCGTGGTACATCGCAGGTGTGTACTTGCTGTCAATGCTGGACGCCTATGTTGACGCCGAACTATCGGGTTTTGACGTCTCTCCGGGTCTTTCCGTGTCTCCGAATGGTCGCGTGAGTGTGGCTCTGTCCCTCAAAAAGAGTTTTTGA
- a CDS encoding RidA family protein — translation MKTLKSKEAPEPIGPYSQAVESGGFLFLSGQIGLKPESAELPDTLEEQTRQIIKNISAVLNAGGCSLSDVVKTTVYLKNMSDFAKFNAIYAEYFKNNPPARSTVEVSGLPRNALIEIEIIARK, via the coding sequence GTGAAGACTCTCAAATCAAAAGAGGCGCCTGAACCGATCGGTCCATACTCACAGGCTGTCGAAAGCGGCGGCTTCCTTTTCCTCTCGGGTCAAATTGGTTTGAAGCCCGAAAGCGCAGAACTTCCCGACACTCTGGAGGAACAGACGCGCCAGATAATCAAGAATATTTCGGCGGTTCTGAATGCCGGCGGTTGTTCACTTTCAGACGTGGTGAAGACTACCGTTTATCTGAAGAATATGTCTGACTTCGCCAAGTTCAACGCAATCTACGCTGAGTATTTTAAGAATAATCCTCCCGCTCGAAGCACGGTTGAAGTGTCGGGCCTTCCTAGAAACGCACTTATTGAGATTGAGATAATTGCCCGGAAGTAA
- a CDS encoding AAA family ATPase → MGRVIAVANQKGGVGKTTTTVNICACLAALEHKVLLVDIDPQSNATSALGFDKNEPHTSTYGMLIGSTNSSEVVRETSLGFLKLMPSDINLVGAEIELVEIENRESLLKKALAEVRNQYEYVFIDCPPSLGLLTVNALVAADSVLVPVQTEYFALEGLGQLLNTIAMVKRNLNSTLELEGVLLTMFDSRLKLSNQVVEEVRRYFEKMVFKTIIGRNVRLSEAQSFGKPIILYDAASLGARHYMELARELLERNSINLKPDPQVRKVPAETPIVKNRENSSV, encoded by the coding sequence ATGGGAAGAGTAATAGCTGTCGCGAATCAGAAGGGTGGCGTCGGCAAGACGACCACGACAGTCAATATTTGTGCGTGCCTGGCCGCATTGGAACATAAAGTCCTTCTCGTCGACATAGATCCTCAGTCGAATGCGACGAGCGCCCTCGGCTTCGACAAGAATGAGCCGCACACGAGCACATACGGAATGCTCATAGGTTCAACGAACTCCTCCGAGGTGGTAAGGGAAACGTCACTGGGCTTTCTCAAGCTGATGCCGTCCGATATCAACCTGGTAGGTGCCGAGATTGAGCTCGTGGAAATTGAGAATCGAGAATCGCTCCTGAAGAAAGCGTTGGCCGAAGTCAGGAATCAATACGAGTACGTGTTCATCGACTGTCCTCCTTCACTGGGTCTTCTTACTGTGAACGCACTTGTCGCGGCTGACAGTGTCTTGGTGCCGGTCCAGACTGAGTACTTTGCTTTGGAAGGTTTGGGACAGCTTCTAAATACTATCGCCATGGTCAAGCGCAATCTGAATTCGACACTCGAGTTGGAGGGGGTCCTCCTGACAATGTTCGATTCGAGGCTTAAATTATCGAACCAAGTGGTCGAAGAGGTCCGCCGATATTTCGAGAAAATGGTTTTTAAAACCATTATCGGCCGCAACGTGAGACTCAGCGAAGCGCAAAGTTTTGGAAAGCCGATTATTCTTTACGATGCCGCCTCGCTAGGTGCCAGGCATTATATGGAATTGGCGCGTGAGCTACTGGAACGCAACTCGATAAACCTCAAACCGGACCCTCAAGTTAGGAAGGTGCCGGCTGAGACTCCTATCGTCAAGAATAGAGAAAACTCAAGCGTATGA
- a CDS encoding sodium:solute symporter family protein: MKATLSPADWTVLAVYFVAVVFVGFRAARRAHGHIDEYLVAGRSLTLPIFVATLVSTWYGGILGVGEFSYRYGISNWFIFGAPYYFFALLFAIFLAPRVHKAALHTIPDKLRESYGNPTATMGSFLTLFIVTPAPYVLMVGIIVEMLFGWSLAASVTFATAASVVYLYSGGLHSDVRTNTLEFLLMYVGFGIILPFCFLNYGGLPFIRSHVPAGHLTLTGGNSWQYIIAWFFIASWTLIDPAFHQRCYAAKSAFVARYGIITSIAFWFFFDFMTSTTGLYARAIVPGLAQPAMSYPALAEVVLPGFVKGLFYVGMLATIMSSLESLTFISAVTIGKDILYRMLHSADVGIDSRKKILEYSRIGIFATAVISIAISLFIPSVIAMWYDLGTVFVPGLLIPLVTSYFSPLRVSGKYIFLSMTFGWLTSMCWLTVGLLNGSSLSPSYMLGIQPMYPGLTLSAVFYAVGLVDKKLNKRTGITRG; encoded by the coding sequence GTGAAGGCGACTCTTTCTCCGGCCGACTGGACAGTACTGGCGGTCTATTTCGTAGCTGTGGTATTCGTCGGCTTCAGGGCGGCAAGGAGGGCGCACGGTCATATCGACGAATACCTGGTGGCAGGACGAAGTCTCACATTGCCGATATTCGTTGCCACTCTTGTATCGACGTGGTACGGCGGGATACTCGGTGTCGGGGAGTTTTCGTACAGGTACGGGATTTCCAACTGGTTCATCTTTGGCGCGCCATATTACTTCTTTGCGCTTCTTTTCGCGATCTTCCTTGCCCCGCGAGTCCATAAGGCGGCGCTTCACACGATTCCGGATAAACTCAGGGAAAGTTACGGGAATCCGACCGCCACAATGGGGTCGTTCCTAACCCTGTTCATAGTCACTCCTGCACCGTACGTGCTGATGGTGGGAATAATAGTAGAAATGCTTTTCGGCTGGTCTCTTGCTGCATCGGTGACCTTCGCTACAGCTGCATCTGTGGTATATCTATATTCAGGCGGCCTTCACTCGGATGTAAGAACCAACACACTCGAATTCCTTCTGATGTATGTGGGCTTCGGAATCATTCTTCCATTTTGCTTTCTGAACTACGGAGGTCTTCCCTTCATACGGTCGCATGTCCCTGCCGGGCATCTTACTCTCACGGGAGGAAACTCATGGCAGTACATAATCGCCTGGTTTTTCATCGCAAGCTGGACTTTGATCGATCCGGCATTTCACCAGAGATGTTACGCCGCGAAGTCAGCATTCGTCGCGAGATATGGAATCATAACCTCAATTGCTTTCTGGTTCTTTTTCGATTTCATGACTTCCACAACAGGATTATACGCCCGCGCAATCGTACCCGGACTCGCTCAGCCGGCAATGTCATACCCAGCGCTTGCAGAAGTGGTGCTTCCCGGATTCGTCAAGGGGTTGTTCTATGTCGGCATGCTCGCGACAATCATGTCGAGCCTGGAGAGCCTGACGTTCATCTCCGCAGTAACTATCGGAAAAGATATCCTCTACAGGATGCTTCATTCTGCTGATGTTGGAATTGATTCGAGGAAAAAGATATTAGAATATTCGAGAATAGGAATTTTCGCGACCGCGGTCATCTCGATTGCGATCTCCCTCTTTATTCCTTCGGTGATCGCCATGTGGTACGATCTCGGCACCGTATTCGTCCCAGGACTCCTGATTCCACTCGTGACCAGTTACTTCAGTCCTCTGCGTGTTTCAGGGAAATACATTTTTCTCTCGATGACTTTCGGGTGGTTGACATCGATGTGTTGGCTCACCGTCGGTCTGCTAAACGGCAGTTCGCTCTCACCTTCCTACATGCTCGGCATACAACCTATGTATCCGGGACTCACACTCTCTGCGGTGTTTTATGCCGTCGGATTGGTGGACAAGAAATTAAACAAGAGAACGGGAATCACACGAGGGTAA
- a CDS encoding SDR family oxidoreductase — MRLKDKVAIVTGASRGIGRGVALRFIEEGAKVVAVARNVALLDSLVVGVSGNGSRVKAIAADISKVKDCELVVSETMNLHGRVDVLVNAAGLLGNRVGLTSVSVAEWEEIFATNVTGSFLLSKLAAIEMLKQRRGSIINVTSGVVARPNPNWGPYLPSKFAVEGMTLMLAEELRDTGVRVNMVDPGRTRTDMIRKAYPDLDPNSLKEPSEVAESFVFLASDESRCVTGTRIRVA, encoded by the coding sequence ATGCGGCTCAAGGACAAGGTAGCGATCGTAACGGGCGCATCCCGCGGCATCGGCAGGGGAGTTGCTCTCAGGTTCATTGAAGAGGGGGCAAAGGTTGTGGCGGTCGCGAGAAATGTCGCACTTCTGGATTCTCTGGTTGTCGGAGTATCAGGAAATGGTTCAAGAGTGAAAGCAATCGCGGCCGACATTTCAAAAGTGAAAGACTGTGAACTCGTGGTCTCGGAAACGATGAATCTTCATGGGCGGGTTGACGTTCTTGTCAACGCGGCCGGCTTGCTTGGTAATCGCGTCGGCCTTACATCCGTCTCGGTCGCGGAATGGGAAGAGATATTTGCAACTAATGTCACCGGGAGCTTTCTCTTGAGCAAGCTCGCTGCAATTGAAATGCTGAAGCAGCGGCGGGGTTCCATAATCAACGTGACATCGGGCGTGGTTGCTCGACCTAATCCTAACTGGGGGCCGTATCTCCCTTCAAAGTTCGCAGTTGAGGGAATGACCCTGATGTTGGCTGAAGAGTTGAGAGACACTGGTGTGCGAGTGAATATGGTCGATCCGGGGCGGACAAGAACGGACATGATACGAAAAGCCTATCCCGATCTCGACCCGAACTCGCTGAAGGAGCCCAGCGAAGTTGCAGAATCTTTTGTGTTCCTTGCCTCGGATGAGTCCCGGTGTGTCACTGGCACACGAATCCGGGTCGCATAG
- a CDS encoding transglycosylase SLT domain-containing protein, with amino-acid sequence MVTSRISKHPLQLILPVGFLVATGVGLALHNHLVADARAQVIMNPQHVSRLSSYRIPDSLEFCGERVPLEIPDVRERMEQAFYVELSDAQIILDLKRSTKYFPFIEQNLRDMNLPEDLKYLAVAESALRNLISNKDAAGIWQFTDDTARRYGLIVNEYVDERFNFHKATQAALRCLNDLRTTFGSWSLAAAAYNMGGGGIKSSLDYQMVRNYYSLYLNDETYRFVFRIAAIKQIMEHYQSYGFDLTESDFYPPAETKLVVVARIPDIATWARQQGSSYKEVKYLNPWLVNRSLPIGTWAVELPKYSQPVVFTSAVPIIDDTTSVSGARQSSSQAFLYLVKPGDTLERIAERYGIYTKDIREWNGMGKRTSIHAGQRLRIYLDSQAVEK; translated from the coding sequence ATGGTTACGTCACGAATTTCTAAGCACCCCCTGCAACTAATATTGCCTGTTGGATTTCTCGTTGCGACCGGCGTCGGGTTAGCTCTGCATAACCATTTGGTTGCCGACGCGCGCGCGCAAGTCATCATGAACCCACAACACGTGAGTCGCCTCTCATCGTACAGGATTCCCGATTCACTTGAGTTCTGCGGCGAGCGGGTCCCGCTGGAAATACCTGATGTCCGGGAGCGGATGGAACAGGCGTTCTATGTGGAACTCTCGGACGCTCAGATTATCCTCGATCTCAAACGAAGCACAAAATATTTTCCCTTCATCGAACAGAATCTCAGGGATATGAATCTGCCTGAGGATCTCAAATATCTTGCTGTGGCGGAAAGCGCGCTGAGAAATCTCATTTCCAATAAAGATGCGGCAGGAATCTGGCAATTTACAGACGACACCGCGAGGAGGTATGGACTCATAGTTAATGAGTACGTCGACGAGCGTTTCAACTTCCATAAAGCAACGCAGGCGGCGCTCAGATGCCTTAACGACTTACGTACTACTTTTGGAAGCTGGTCGCTCGCTGCCGCTGCATACAACATGGGTGGCGGTGGGATAAAATCAAGCCTGGACTACCAAATGGTGAGGAATTACTACAGCCTATACCTGAACGATGAAACCTACAGATTCGTCTTCAGAATTGCGGCGATCAAGCAGATCATGGAACACTATCAGTCTTACGGCTTTGATCTTACCGAGTCAGATTTTTATCCGCCTGCCGAAACGAAGCTCGTCGTCGTTGCTCGAATTCCTGACATTGCTACGTGGGCGCGCCAACAGGGATCCAGCTACAAGGAAGTAAAATATCTGAACCCCTGGCTCGTGAACAGGAGCCTCCCGATTGGAACGTGGGCCGTTGAGCTTCCGAAATATTCGCAGCCGGTCGTGTTCACAAGTGCTGTGCCGATAATTGACGACACGACATCCGTCTCAGGCGCGCGCCAGTCCTCCTCACAGGCATTCCTTTACCTCGTGAAACCAGGTGACACTCTTGAAAGGATAGCTGAAAGATACGGGATCTATACGAAAGATATCAGAGAATGGAACGGAATGGGCAAACGAACATCGATCCACGCCGGGCAGAGGTTGAGAATCTACCTTGACAGCCAGGCGGTTGAAAAATGA
- a CDS encoding TonB-dependent receptor: MKKRIITPILFMLLGVPSVQAQQIYSIVGTVLDGADGGRVGNAIVRIAQSNLSTRADSAGHFRLSGLGSGGYKLIVSADGYSSADTNVTVPGPELTIIISRRTYRLQPVLVTAQIASERKSPVTFSNLSRKAIQDQFIVQDVPVILSQLPSMIQYSENGEGVGYSYVTMRGFDQSRISVMINGIPQNDPEDHNVYWIDVPDLQSSTQSVQVQRGAGSEFYGPPAIGGSINLLTSNFSSEKKLNVTFGIGTTGSPGDIKFVSPILSSESGPSSSGIIQKYSATFSSGIVSESYSFYAHIAKTLSDGYRQDSWVNLDSYFLNATRYDDDATTEINIYGGPIADGLSYLGLPKFAALDRTLRTQNWDDWSADSNSVSYSSHATRYISADGRDTVFAVPRRQPEVENFSQPHIELLNEWKISPSVTLNNSFFVVDGSGFFDYDGSWADTSYFRMTYQNGFSPVQNPTDALIHAYEDLQQFGWLPRITLEHDNGTLVLGSELNRSFSDHWASIRSADNLPADFPLDFRYNEWHARTDVAAFYGHELYELASRTTAMVDLEYEFKQYLFYGEKFVGNRFTVPYHFLNPRIGINYDLSSTSNIYASASRTSHEPQLSSIYNADESSGGEIPHFGLNPDSTINFGHPLVTPETLNDFEMGYGYHSAQLSLGVSAYWMEFYDELISNGLLDKYGQPIAGNAKRTRHVGLELESNWAVNQNISLYGNFTLSRNRLINFTAYSDADGNPVAAGILLDGNRISGFPDLLGNIRATYSTGDFSLMLLGQYVGSQYTDDFQLSSREIDPYFVMSAWISYTIRNALAFSAVEFKLYVNNLFNTIYIAHGEGIYFYPAAERNFFLNCSINL, encoded by the coding sequence GTGAAGAAGCGGATAATTACACCTATTCTTTTCATGTTGTTAGGAGTACCCTCAGTCCAAGCCCAGCAGATCTACTCCATTGTTGGAACAGTGCTTGACGGCGCAGATGGAGGTCGCGTCGGCAATGCCATCGTCAGAATAGCTCAATCAAATCTGTCCACTCGTGCTGATTCTGCCGGCCACTTTCGGTTATCGGGCCTTGGTTCCGGCGGGTACAAGCTCATCGTCTCCGCGGACGGTTATTCGTCCGCTGACACAAATGTCACGGTGCCGGGACCAGAACTTACTATAATTATTTCCCGAAGGACCTACAGGTTGCAGCCGGTTCTGGTAACAGCTCAAATCGCCAGCGAACGAAAATCACCGGTGACGTTCTCCAATCTCTCCCGCAAGGCTATTCAGGATCAGTTCATTGTGCAAGATGTGCCCGTCATCCTGTCTCAACTTCCATCGATGATCCAGTACTCAGAAAACGGTGAAGGCGTCGGATACAGTTATGTCACCATGAGAGGGTTCGATCAGAGCCGGATTTCGGTGATGATAAACGGCATCCCACAGAATGATCCGGAAGATCATAACGTCTATTGGATCGATGTGCCTGATCTTCAGTCAAGCACACAATCGGTTCAGGTTCAACGTGGCGCCGGAAGCGAATTTTATGGACCACCGGCGATCGGCGGATCAATAAATCTCCTGACCTCAAATTTCTCAAGCGAGAAAAAACTGAATGTCACGTTTGGAATAGGCACGACTGGAAGTCCCGGTGACATCAAATTCGTGTCCCCTATTTTATCAAGCGAGTCTGGTCCCAGCTCGAGCGGGATAATCCAGAAATACTCGGCGACGTTCAGCTCGGGCATCGTTTCAGAAAGCTACTCATTCTATGCCCACATTGCCAAGACGCTGTCCGATGGCTACAGACAGGATTCCTGGGTGAATCTTGACAGCTATTTCCTAAACGCAACAAGGTACGACGATGATGCGACTACCGAGATAAACATATACGGGGGGCCGATCGCGGACGGTCTGTCTTATCTTGGACTACCCAAATTCGCAGCGCTCGACAGAACACTGCGAACGCAGAACTGGGATGATTGGAGTGCAGACAGTAACTCGGTGAGTTACTCTTCACATGCGACCAGGTACATTTCCGCCGATGGCCGCGACACAGTCTTTGCAGTTCCGAGGAGACAGCCGGAAGTAGAAAATTTTTCCCAGCCACACATTGAATTATTAAATGAATGGAAAATTTCTCCATCAGTCACCCTGAATAATTCCTTCTTTGTCGTCGACGGATCCGGGTTCTTCGACTATGACGGTTCCTGGGCAGACACCAGCTATTTCCGGATGACTTACCAGAATGGTTTTAGCCCTGTTCAGAACCCCACTGACGCGCTGATCCACGCATACGAAGACCTGCAGCAATTCGGTTGGCTGCCCAGGATCACGCTTGAGCACGACAATGGCACACTTGTCCTCGGCTCAGAGTTAAACCGCAGCTTTTCAGACCACTGGGCGAGCATTCGTTCCGCCGACAACCTGCCTGCCGACTTCCCTCTCGACTTCCGTTACAACGAGTGGCACGCACGAACCGACGTCGCGGCTTTCTACGGCCATGAATTGTATGAGCTTGCAAGTCGCACTACCGCGATGGTCGACCTAGAATACGAATTTAAGCAGTACCTATTTTACGGAGAAAAGTTTGTGGGCAATCGTTTCACAGTGCCGTACCACTTTCTTAACCCGCGCATCGGGATCAATTACGATCTATCCAGTACATCAAATATATACGCAAGCGCAAGCCGTACATCGCATGAACCCCAGCTCTCGAGTATCTACAACGCAGATGAATCGAGCGGCGGCGAGATTCCCCATTTCGGGTTGAACCCCGACAGCACGATTAATTTCGGTCACCCACTTGTCACACCCGAAACTCTCAACGACTTTGAAATGGGTTATGGTTACCATTCCGCTCAGCTGTCGCTCGGTGTCTCTGCCTACTGGATGGAATTTTACGATGAATTAATTTCAAACGGCTTGCTTGATAAGTACGGTCAACCGATCGCAGGAAACGCTAAGCGAACGAGGCATGTCGGCCTCGAGTTGGAATCAAACTGGGCCGTCAACCAAAACATATCCTTGTATGGTAACTTCACTCTCAGCCGAAATCGTCTCATTAATTTCACCGCGTACTCAGACGCAGATGGTAACCCGGTTGCGGCTGGGATCCTCCTTGACGGAAACAGGATTTCAGGATTTCCCGACTTGCTGGGTAACATTCGAGCGACGTACTCGACAGGCGATTTCTCATTAATGCTGTTGGGACAGTATGTCGGCTCTCAATATACTGACGATTTCCAACTTTCGTCGAGAGAGATAGATCCTTATTTCGTGATGAGCGCGTGGATAAGCTATACCATCAGGAACGCGTTGGCATTTTCTGCAGTCGAATTCAAATTGTACGTTAACAATCTGTTTAATACCATCTACATCGCCCACGGCGAAGGAATCTACTTTTATCCGGCAGCCGAGCGAAATTTCTTTTTGAATTGTTCAATCAATCTGTGA
- a CDS encoding TIGR00730 family Rossman fold protein, whose translation MSTTVNHFQNNDRMSMLEARQRDVWRIFRIMSEFVDGFDLMGRVAPAVSIFGSARMKAGSRYYELTRQVAHDLAKAGYAIVSGGGGGLMEAANRGAREGGGESIGLNIALDFEQKANDFIDKDKLMTFQHFFVRKVMFVKYAQGFVVMPGGFGTLDEFSEAITLIQTRKTREFPVLLMGSKYWEKLLLWMEETALAEGCIAEEDMKMFHLCDDPDEAVTIIKDFGIRHGYVTNF comes from the coding sequence ATGAGCACAACAGTAAATCATTTTCAGAACAACGATCGGATGTCGATGCTGGAGGCACGCCAGAGGGATGTCTGGAGAATATTCCGGATCATGTCCGAGTTTGTCGACGGGTTTGATTTGATGGGCCGGGTCGCGCCGGCGGTCTCCATATTCGGATCGGCTAGGATGAAGGCCGGTTCTAGGTACTATGAGCTGACTCGTCAGGTCGCACACGATCTCGCGAAAGCCGGGTATGCAATCGTAAGCGGCGGCGGAGGTGGTTTGATGGAGGCGGCCAACCGTGGTGCTCGAGAGGGCGGCGGAGAGTCCATCGGGCTGAATATCGCGCTCGACTTCGAACAGAAGGCGAACGATTTCATAGACAAAGATAAGCTTATGACTTTTCAACACTTCTTCGTAAGAAAAGTGATGTTTGTAAAATACGCGCAGGGGTTCGTGGTGATGCCGGGCGGTTTCGGAACTCTTGACGAATTTTCAGAGGCGATAACGCTGATCCAGACGAGAAAGACAAGAGAGTTTCCTGTCCTCCTCATGGGAAGCAAATACTGGGAGAAGCTCCTCCTCTGGATGGAAGAAACTGCGCTCGCCGAAGGATGTATTGCCGAAGAAGATATGAAGATGTTCCATCTTTGCGATGACCCGGATGAAGCAGTTACAATTATAAAAGATTTTGGGATACGTCATGGTTACGTCACGAATTTCTAA